Proteins encoded by one window of Planctomycetia bacterium:
- the mfd gene encoding transcription-repair coupling factor: protein MASRITSLTQLPALLREHPGFADVLAALRKNRAGTIDGAWGSSAALSAASLAEMNAGPTLIVLAHATDIDVWSDDLETFLGCRPVEVPDRDEPGGRLKVLKSLLGLQTSAQIESPHPQPLSPEGRGENTASSPLTSVPSPLFLTSITSMMQPVPSPAALAAQSRELVKDDEVRLESLITWLVEGGYTRTEVVELPGEFSKRGGILDIYPADADRPVRLEFFGDIIDSIRRFAPETQRSQEAIDHVNVTVFTQQGLSDTVPFTRYLPAGAIVILVEPADLREQAKVFLERVDDIKGLFSIDATFKHLIAHPSVHITALPTISAEATCHLQIESVERFSGDAAKVKEELATLSGEIVIACPSKGEQQRLSELLNAASTAPTKEESSKSKKKNAPSTSLSTQDSALRTDSSGLSTLLLPGHIRSGFRLVNSQLTVLGAQELFRRDAAATSHRISVRKYETRAIESFLDLAEDDLVVHVNHGIARYKGLQVLDTKGQLSEHMLLEFAAGTKMYVPTDKIDLVQKYVGGGNTAPELSKLGGTTWAKRKEKVREAVLDLAAEMVDLQAQRSTLPGFSYPADSVWMNEFESAFPYEETPDQHTAIGDVKKDLEHPHPMDRLLCGDVGYGKTEVALRAAFKAVDAGKQVAVLVPTTVLAEQHYRTFSTRLAAFPFKVACLSRFRRPGEQKEMVKQLNAGQLDIAVGTHRLLSKDVTFKDLGLVIIDEEQRFGVEHKEKLKKLRSQVHVLTMTATPIPRTLHMSLLGIRDISNLETPPQGRMPIETRICRFDPELVRHAIRRELAREGQIYFVHNRVFDIEAVAHRLQQIVPEARILIGHGQMNERELEQVMIQFVKHQADILLATTIIESGLDIPNTNTIFIDDADRYGLADLHQLRGRVGRYKHRAYCYLLLDPNRKLTDIAAKRLKAIEEFRELGAGFKIALRDLEIRGAGNILGAEQSGHIASVGYELYCQLLEEAVRRAKKQPVRQMIEVTVELPWPAFLPASYVEGQKAKIEVYRRLGRVKSLDRLADFQDELADRYGPLPEPVTNLIKMHELRILAAKWSVAHIRLEGKDLVLEYRQRNRIDKLAALSGPVPELPNQSRIPGNRLRVVDDETAYYRLYLDEEKTPEGMYGCLKGLFS from the coding sequence ATGGCATCACGCATTACGTCGCTAACACAATTGCCAGCGCTGCTCAGGGAACACCCTGGCTTCGCTGATGTGTTGGCTGCGCTCAGAAAAAACCGGGCAGGCACCATCGATGGCGCCTGGGGTTCTTCCGCTGCTCTGTCTGCTGCTTCCCTGGCGGAAATGAATGCGGGTCCCACGCTCATCGTCCTGGCACATGCCACCGATATTGATGTCTGGAGCGACGATCTGGAAACCTTTCTGGGCTGTCGCCCTGTCGAAGTGCCTGATCGCGATGAACCTGGAGGCAGGCTCAAGGTCTTGAAGTCGCTCCTGGGGCTTCAAACATCCGCTCAGATAGAATCCCCTCACCCCCAACCCCTCTCCCCAGAGGGGAGAGGGGAGAATACTGCCTCCTCACCCCTGACTTCTGTCCCCTCACCCCTCTTCCTGACATCCATCACATCGATGATGCAGCCGGTGCCAAGCCCTGCTGCACTCGCTGCCCAATCGCGAGAACTGGTCAAGGATGATGAAGTCCGCCTGGAATCTCTGATCACCTGGCTCGTCGAAGGGGGATATACGCGTACTGAAGTCGTGGAATTGCCGGGCGAGTTCAGCAAACGGGGTGGCATTCTTGACATTTACCCTGCAGATGCAGATCGGCCTGTGCGCCTGGAATTCTTTGGCGACATCATCGACAGCATCCGCCGTTTTGCTCCGGAAACGCAACGTTCGCAGGAAGCAATAGATCATGTCAACGTCACGGTATTCACCCAACAGGGTTTAAGCGACACGGTCCCTTTTACCAGGTATCTGCCTGCCGGTGCGATTGTTATTCTGGTGGAGCCTGCTGACCTGCGGGAACAAGCCAAAGTCTTTCTCGAACGGGTAGATGACATCAAAGGCCTGTTCAGCATTGATGCAACATTCAAGCATCTGATTGCGCATCCGAGTGTTCACATAACCGCGTTGCCCACGATTTCAGCTGAAGCAACGTGCCACCTGCAGATTGAATCGGTCGAACGTTTCAGTGGCGATGCAGCGAAGGTTAAGGAAGAACTGGCCACGCTGAGTGGTGAAATAGTCATTGCCTGCCCCAGCAAGGGAGAACAACAGCGGCTCAGCGAACTTTTGAATGCTGCTTCCACTGCCCCCACCAAGGAGGAGAGTTCGAAGAGTAAAAAAAAGAACGCCCCATCAACTTCACTCAGCACGCAGGACTCAGCACTCAGGACTGATTCTTCAGGACTCAGCACTTTATTGCTCCCCGGCCACATCCGTTCCGGCTTTCGACTGGTGAACAGCCAATTGACCGTGCTCGGCGCACAGGAACTCTTTCGTCGGGATGCAGCTGCCACCTCGCATCGGATTTCAGTCCGTAAATATGAAACGCGGGCTATCGAAAGTTTTCTCGATCTCGCAGAAGATGATCTGGTGGTGCATGTCAATCATGGCATTGCCCGCTACAAGGGCTTGCAGGTTCTCGATACCAAAGGTCAGCTCAGCGAGCATATGCTGCTGGAGTTTGCCGCCGGCACGAAGATGTATGTGCCTACCGACAAGATCGACCTCGTGCAGAAGTATGTAGGTGGAGGCAACACCGCACCGGAACTTTCAAAGCTGGGCGGTACCACCTGGGCCAAGCGTAAAGAGAAAGTCCGCGAAGCGGTTCTCGATCTTGCAGCGGAAATGGTTGACCTGCAGGCACAGCGGTCTACGTTGCCAGGTTTTTCTTACCCGGCTGACAGTGTCTGGATGAATGAGTTTGAATCGGCATTTCCTTACGAAGAAACGCCCGATCAGCATACTGCCATCGGTGATGTCAAAAAAGATCTGGAGCATCCCCACCCGATGGATCGCCTGCTCTGTGGCGATGTCGGATATGGTAAAACCGAAGTCGCTCTGCGTGCCGCCTTCAAGGCTGTGGACGCAGGCAAGCAGGTGGCTGTGCTGGTCCCCACCACCGTGCTCGCCGAGCAGCATTACCGTACTTTCTCCACCAGACTGGCTGCGTTTCCTTTTAAGGTTGCTTGCTTGTCGCGGTTCAGGCGGCCTGGCGAACAGAAGGAAATGGTCAAGCAACTCAACGCTGGCCAACTCGATATCGCCGTCGGCACCCATCGCCTGCTCAGTAAGGATGTCACCTTCAAAGACCTGGGCCTGGTGATCATTGATGAGGAACAGCGATTTGGCGTGGAACACAAGGAGAAGTTGAAGAAACTGCGTTCGCAAGTGCATGTGCTCACCATGACCGCGACGCCGATCCCGCGAACACTGCACATGTCGCTGCTGGGCATTCGCGATATTTCCAATCTGGAGACGCCGCCTCAGGGTCGTATGCCCATTGAAACGCGCATCTGTCGATTCGATCCCGAATTGGTGCGGCATGCCATTCGCCGGGAACTGGCACGCGAAGGACAGATTTACTTTGTCCATAACCGCGTATTCGACATCGAAGCTGTGGCCCATCGCCTGCAGCAGATTGTTCCCGAAGCCCGCATCCTCATAGGCCATGGCCAGATGAACGAACGCGAACTGGAACAGGTCATGATCCAGTTTGTCAAACACCAGGCTGATATCCTGCTGGCTACCACCATCATCGAAAGCGGTTTGGATATCCCCAACACCAATACCATCTTCATTGATGATGCTGATAGATATGGCCTGGCGGATCTGCATCAGTTGCGAGGCAGAGTAGGGCGGTACAAGCACCGTGCTTACTGTTACCTGCTTCTTGATCCAAACAGGAAATTGACCGACATTGCCGCCAAGCGATTAAAGGCCATTGAGGAATTCCGGGAACTGGGTGCGGGGTTCAAGATCGCTCTGCGCGATCTGGAAATACGCGGAGCTGGTAACATTCTAGGTGCTGAGCAAAGCGGACACATTGCCTCGGTCGGCTACGAACTCTATTGCCAGTTACTGGAAGAAGCAGTGCGACGGGCGAAAAAGCAACCAGTCAGGCAGATGATCGAAGTGACGGTGGAACTGCCCTGGCCTGCGTTTCTACCTGCCAGTTATGTGGAAGGCCAAAAAGCCAAGATCGAAGTCTATCGCCGTCTGGGGCGAGTCAAATCACTGGATCGGCTGGCTGACTTTCAGGACGAACTGGCAGACCGTTACGGCCCGTTGCCTGAACCCGTTACCAATCTTATCAAGATGCATGAACTGCGAATCCTGGCAGCGAAATGGAGCGTTGCCCACATCCGCCTGGAAGGCAAAGACCTGGTGCTGGAATATCGTCAACGCAACAGGATCGACAAGCTGGCTGCTCTCAGCGGCCCGGTACCGGAGTTGCCCAATCAAAGTCGAATTCCAGGTAATCGGCTGCGGGTAGTGGATGACGAAACGGCCTACTATCGACTCTACCTGGATGAAGAGAAAACCCCGGAAGGGATGTACGGATGTTTGAAAGGGCTGTTTAGTTGA
- a CDS encoding cobalamin biosynthesis protein gives MANPFSLHHHATQRSWKPDDPLALEIISKLIEREQTVTIVQQAGQKLMELPPFISMTDEVPREPDPATPLVIISDQLIGPRPEVDRLVILRPPTLTLGIASRRELLLEDLQEAARLFCRRAGYSLQSIMALAASARRKQQSALDEFADQHQLLLLHYDDTVLKKSPLPAPGKMAGTCAVAATLAAGVRAPEVNSTPFFGKLSLALGRRRQ, from the coding sequence ATGGCTAACCCATTTTCCCTCCATCACCACGCCACGCAACGAAGCTGGAAGCCGGACGATCCGCTGGCGCTGGAGATTATTTCAAAACTGATTGAACGTGAGCAGACCGTTACCATCGTGCAGCAGGCCGGGCAAAAACTGATGGAGTTGCCTCCTTTCATCAGCATGACAGATGAAGTGCCTCGTGAGCCCGATCCTGCCACGCCACTGGTCATCATCAGTGATCAACTGATCGGACCTCGGCCTGAGGTGGATCGGCTGGTCATCCTCCGGCCTCCCACTTTAACCTTGGGAATAGCCAGTCGGCGTGAACTGTTGCTGGAAGATTTGCAGGAAGCAGCACGGCTGTTTTGCCGACGTGCAGGATATAGCCTGCAGAGTATCATGGCTCTGGCCGCCTCCGCCCGACGCAAGCAACAGTCAGCGCTGGATGAGTTTGCTGATCAGCATCAACTCCTGTTATTACATTACGATGATACCGTGCTGAAGAAATCGCCTTTGCCTGCGCCAGGCAAGATGGCAGGTACCTGTGCGGTGGCAGCCACCCTGGCGGCAGGCGTTCGCGCACCGGAAGTGAATAGCACTCCCTTCTTCGGCAAGTTGAGTCTGGCACTGGGACGGCGCAGACAGTAG
- a CDS encoding DUF4286 family protein → MIFYRVTIILQPGIESEWVNWMQQVHIPDVLKTGYFEQCRMFRELEASEPTFVMEYQCRSLEDYQRYREQHAPALQKEHTERYAGRFRGTRQLLECLSS, encoded by the coding sequence ATGATCTTCTACCGCGTCACCATCATTCTGCAGCCTGGCATAGAAAGCGAATGGGTAAACTGGATGCAGCAAGTGCACATCCCGGATGTACTCAAGACAGGCTATTTTGAACAGTGTCGAATGTTCCGTGAACTGGAAGCCAGTGAACCAACGTTTGTGATGGAGTACCAGTGCCGCTCGCTGGAAGATTATCAGCGCTATCGCGAGCAACATGCACCTGCCTTGCAGAAAGAACATACGGAGCGCTATGCCGGGCGATTTCGAGGCACCCGGCAACTGCTGGAATGTTTGTCAAGTTAA
- a CDS encoding type II toxin-antitoxin system VapC family toxin, protein MILLDTDHASILKFTDNERARFLKTKLLALPSDTELGVTIITIEEQLRGWLASIARERHVRRHIAPYRELATLFEFYSDYHIALFDDAAVEAFEQLKANKLRIGTMDLKIASIALTQNALLLSANLRDFAQVQGLRVENWLS, encoded by the coding sequence ATGATTCTGCTTGATACCGATCACGCATCGATTTTGAAATTTACTGATAACGAGCGTGCTCGATTCTTGAAGACGAAGCTTTTGGCGTTGCCTTCGGATACCGAATTGGGCGTCACCATTATCACTATCGAAGAGCAACTCCGTGGCTGGCTGGCTTCCATCGCAAGGGAACGGCATGTCCGTCGCCACATTGCTCCGTACCGTGAATTAGCCACGCTGTTTGAGTTTTACTCGGATTACCATATTGCCTTGTTTGATGACGCAGCAGTTGAGGCTTTCGAACAACTCAAAGCAAATAAGCTTCGCATCGGCACGATGGACTTGAAGATCGCTTCCATTGCCCTGACTCAGAACGCACTATTGCTTTCGGCCAACTTGCGGGACTTTGCCCAAGTACAAGGACTTCGAGTAGAAAACTGGTTGTCTTAA
- a CDS encoding aldehyde dehydrogenase family protein, with product MSAVADAPKTKRPTVHLPQRKLLIDGKHHDAMSGKTFPTVNPATEEKIADVPYAGKEDVDLAVKAATHAFNEGAWPKMDARDRGRLLYKLADLIEKNIDDLAALESLDNGKPIRESRHGDLPLVIDCLRYYAGWADKIQGEVVPVRGGNFCYTKREPVGVVGQIIPWNFPMLMTAWKWGPALAAGCTIVMKPAEQTPLSCLRMGELAMEAGFPPGVINILTGFGDTGSALVQHPGVDKIAFTGHTDTAKIIMKESAATLKRLTFELGGKSPNIVFADADLNEAAAGAFLGIYLNQGQCCCAGSRLFVEEKAHDQVVDILQKKAKAHRVGDPFDIATEQGPQIDKDQFDKIMHYIDAGRKQGAKCLAGGERQGDKGFFIKPTIFADAKDDMDIMKEEIFGPVLSITRFKDVSEVIKRANATNYGLAAAVWTKDINKAHRIADAVRAGTVWINCYDAFDAAAPFGGFKQSGQGRELGAKGLDAYTETKTVVIKL from the coding sequence ATGTCTGCTGTTGCTGATGCTCCCAAAACCAAACGGCCCACTGTTCACCTGCCCCAGCGCAAGTTGCTGATCGATGGCAAACACCACGATGCCATGTCGGGGAAGACTTTTCCCACCGTGAACCCGGCTACCGAAGAAAAGATTGCCGATGTGCCCTATGCTGGCAAGGAAGATGTCGATCTGGCTGTGAAAGCTGCAACGCACGCTTTCAACGAAGGTGCCTGGCCCAAGATGGATGCCCGCGACCGGGGTCGGCTGCTTTACAAGCTCGCTGACCTTATTGAAAAGAACATCGACGACCTGGCTGCTCTCGAATCGCTCGACAATGGCAAGCCCATTCGTGAATCGCGGCATGGCGACTTGCCTCTGGTCATCGACTGTCTGCGCTATTACGCTGGCTGGGCTGACAAGATTCAGGGCGAAGTGGTGCCTGTCCGTGGAGGCAACTTCTGTTACACCAAGCGCGAGCCGGTGGGCGTTGTCGGGCAGATCATCCCATGGAACTTCCCCATGCTGATGACTGCCTGGAAATGGGGTCCTGCCCTGGCTGCTGGTTGCACCATCGTCATGAAGCCGGCTGAACAGACTCCACTGAGTTGTCTGCGCATGGGCGAACTGGCCATGGAAGCAGGCTTTCCACCTGGTGTCATCAACATCCTGACTGGCTTTGGCGACACTGGCTCGGCCCTGGTGCAACACCCAGGCGTCGACAAGATCGCCTTCACCGGCCACACCGATACCGCCAAGATCATCATGAAGGAATCAGCTGCCACGCTCAAGCGGCTGACTTTCGAACTGGGCGGCAAGAGCCCGAACATTGTCTTTGCTGATGCTGACCTGAACGAAGCAGCAGCGGGCGCGTTCCTGGGCATCTACCTCAACCAGGGGCAGTGCTGCTGTGCAGGCTCTCGCCTGTTCGTGGAAGAGAAGGCTCACGATCAGGTGGTGGATATTCTGCAGAAGAAGGCCAAAGCTCATCGCGTGGGCGATCCGTTCGATATCGCCACCGAGCAAGGCCCGCAGATTGATAAGGATCAGTTCGACAAGATCATGCACTACATCGACGCTGGCAGGAAGCAGGGCGCCAAGTGCCTGGCGGGCGGCGAACGGCAAGGGGACAAAGGCTTCTTCATCAAGCCGACCATCTTTGCTGATGCGAAGGATGATATGGACATCATGAAGGAAGAAATCTTCGGCCCGGTGCTGAGCATCACACGGTTCAAGGATGTGAGCGAAGTGATCAAGCGTGCCAACGCCACCAACTACGGTTTAGCCGCAGCAGTGTGGACGAAGGACATCAACAAGGCTCACCGCATTGCTGATGCAGTGCGAGCGGGCACTGTCTGGATCAACTGTTACGACGCCTTCGACGCCGCCGCCCCATTCGGTGGTTTCAAACAAAGCGGCCAAGGCCGCGAGCTGGGCGCCAAGGGCCTGGATGCGTATACCGAGACGAAGACGGTGGTGATTAAGTTGTAA